A section of the Plutella xylostella chromosome 18, ilPluXylo3.1, whole genome shotgun sequence genome encodes:
- the LOC105391008 gene encoding collagenase isoform X1: protein MFRLCGVLLLAALVQGSPATGDRLLTPYNYHEEVGIPQAKLIKDAEEQMKYQRIVGGSLAEISDIPYQVGLLVSLVSGAVSVCGAALVSNTRLLTAAHCWADGSQQARHFTAVLGSRTLYSGGTRINTNTVEVHANWNPWTLSNDIAVVTIPWVAYSNSIRNVALPAGSSTYERVNAMASGYGRSTNDDVISSSATLRYVWSPVLSTTACQRHYGASVTSSHVCISGNHAVGTCQGDTGGPLVVETGSNFQKVLIGVSAFGFGHTSSCQAGLPSVFTRVTTYMTWINARL from the exons ATGTTCCGTCTTTGTGGAGTATTGTTATTAGCAGCCCTGGTGCAGGGCAGCCCAGCGACGGGTGACCGGCTGCTGACTCCTTACAACTACCACGAGGAGGTCGGCATCCCGCAAGCGAAGCTTATAAAGGACGCTGAGGAGCAAATGAAGTACCAAAGAATCGTCGGCGGCTCACTTGCTGAAATCAGCGACATTCCTTACCAG GTGGGTCTGCTGGTATCGCTGGTGTCGGGCGCGGTGTCGGTGTGCGGCGCGGCGCTGGTGTCCAACACGCGGCTGCTGACGGCGGCGCACTGCTGGGCGGACGGCAGCCAGCAGGCGCGCCACTTCACGGCGGTGCTCGGCTCGCGCACGCTGTACAGCGGCGGCACGCGGATCAACACCAACACAGTGGAGGTCCACGCCAACTGGAACCCCTGGACGCTCAGCAATGATATCGCCGTCGTCACCATACCCTGGGTGGCTTATTCCA atagCATCCGCAACGTCGCTTTACCGGCTGGATCCTCTACTTATGAACGCGTGAACGCTATGGCTTCAGGATACGGACGGTCTACAAACG ATGACGTGATCAGCAGCAGCGCCACTCTCCGCTACGTGTGGAGCCCGGTTCTAAGCACCACTGCCTGCCAGCGCCACTACGGGGCCTCGGTCACCAGCTCACACGTCTGCATCAGCGGCAACCACGCAGTGGGCACCTGCCAGGGCGACACCGGCGGGCCGCTGGTCGTCGAGACTGGCTCCAACTTCCAGAAAGTTCTG ATTGGAGTGAGTGCATTTGGCTTCGGTCACACATCGTCGTGCCAGGCTGGTCTGCCGTCTGTCTTCACTCGCGTCACCACCTACATGACGTGGATCAACGCTCGTCTCTAG
- the LOC105391008 gene encoding collagenase isoform X2, with protein sequence MFRLCGVLLLAALVQGSPATGDRLLTPYNYHEEVGIPQAKLIKDAEEQMKYQRIVGGSLAEISDIPYQVGLLVSLVSGAVSVCGAALVSNTRLLTAAHCWADGSQQARHFTAVLGSRTLYSGGTRINTNTVEVHANWNPWTLSNDIAVVTIPWVAYSNSIRNVALPAGSSTYERVNAMASGYGRSTNDDVISSSATLRYVWSPVLSTTACQRHYGASVTSSHVCISGNHAVGTCQGDTGGPLVVETGSNFQKVLVRIVFGSFTSD encoded by the exons ATGTTCCGTCTTTGTGGAGTATTGTTATTAGCAGCCCTGGTGCAGGGCAGCCCAGCGACGGGTGACCGGCTGCTGACTCCTTACAACTACCACGAGGAGGTCGGCATCCCGCAAGCGAAGCTTATAAAGGACGCTGAGGAGCAAATGAAGTACCAAAGAATCGTCGGCGGCTCACTTGCTGAAATCAGCGACATTCCTTACCAG GTGGGTCTGCTGGTATCGCTGGTGTCGGGCGCGGTGTCGGTGTGCGGCGCGGCGCTGGTGTCCAACACGCGGCTGCTGACGGCGGCGCACTGCTGGGCGGACGGCAGCCAGCAGGCGCGCCACTTCACGGCGGTGCTCGGCTCGCGCACGCTGTACAGCGGCGGCACGCGGATCAACACCAACACAGTGGAGGTCCACGCCAACTGGAACCCCTGGACGCTCAGCAATGATATCGCCGTCGTCACCATACCCTGGGTGGCTTATTCCA atagCATCCGCAACGTCGCTTTACCGGCTGGATCCTCTACTTATGAACGCGTGAACGCTATGGCTTCAGGATACGGACGGTCTACAAACG ATGACGTGATCAGCAGCAGCGCCACTCTCCGCTACGTGTGGAGCCCGGTTCTAAGCACCACTGCCTGCCAGCGCCACTACGGGGCCTCGGTCACCAGCTCACACGTCTGCATCAGCGGCAACCACGCAGTGGGCACCTGCCAGGGCGACACCGGCGGGCCGCTGGTCGTCGAGACTGGCTCCAACTTCCAGAAAGTTCTGGTGAGAATCGTTTTTGGCTCTTTTACCTCAGACTGA
- the LOC105397690 gene encoding chymotrypsin-like protease CTRL-1: MWSPVLGTAACQRHYGASVTSSHVCTSGDHGKGTCQGDTGGPLVVEIASELRRVLIGVNTFGFGHTSSCQAGLPSVYTRVTSYLTWINARI; this comes from the exons ATGTGGAGCCCGGTGCTGGGCACGGCCGCCTGCCAGCGCCACTACGGAGCTTCCGTCACCAGCTCACACGTCTGCACCAGCGGGGACCACGGCAAGGGCACCTGCCAGGGAGACACCGGCGGACCACTCGTCGTCGAAATTGCTTCTGAATTGCGAAGAGTTCTG ATTGGTGTGAACACATTTGGATTCGGCCACACGTCGTCCTGCCAGGCGGGGCTACCGTCAGTCTACACTCGGGTCACCTCCTACTTGACGTGGATCAACGCTCGTATCTAA
- the LOC105391017 gene encoding 26S proteasome regulatory subunit 6B — MEEIGIILPEKDDPIVDAKCIAFTGPQTFDDLESEDLYTKYKKLQRMLEFLEVQEEYIKDEQRNLKKEYLHAQEEVKRIQSVPLVIGQFLEAVDQNTGIVGSTTGSNYYVRILSTIDRELLKPSASVALHKHSNALVDVLPPEADSSISMLQADEKPDVQYSDIGGMDTQKQEIREAVELPLTHVELYRQIGIEPPRGVLMYGPPGCGKTMLAKAVAHHTTAAFIRVVGSEFVQKYLGEGPRMVRDVFRLAKENSPAIIFIDEIDAIATKRFDAQTGADREVQRILLELLNQMDGFDQTTNVKVIMATNRADTLDPALLRPGRLDRKIEFPLPDRRQKRLIFSTITAKMNLSEEVDLEEFVARPDRVSGADINAICQEAGMQAVRENRYIVLPKDFEKGYKNNIKKDESEYEFYK; from the exons atggAAGAAATTGGTATTATCTTGCCGGAAAAG GACGATCCGATCGTAGATGCAAAATGCATAGCTTTTACTGGCCCCCAAACATTCGATGACTTGGAGTCTGAGGACCTGTACACAAAATACAAG aagCTACAGCGTATGTTAGAATTCTTAGAAGTTCAAGAAGAGTATATAAAAGATGAACAAAGGAACCTGAAGAAGGAATACCTCCATGCACAGGAAGAAGTCAAAAGGATCCAGTCGGTGCCACTAGTCATCGGACAGTTCTTAGAAGCTGTTGACCAGAACACCGGCATAG TGGGCAGCACAACGGGATCCAACTACTATGTCAGGATTCTGTCAACAATTGACAGGGAGCTGCTTAAACCCTCAGCATCTGTAGCTCTTCACAAACACTCCAATGCCCTTGTGGATGTGCTGCCTCCGGAGGCTGACAGCTCCATCTCTATGCTGCAAGCTG ACGAGAAGCCCGATGTGCAATACTCAGACATCGGAGGCATGGACACGCAGAAGCAGGAGATCCGCGAGGCGGTGGAGCTGCCCCTGACCCATGTGGAGTTGTACAGACAGATTGGTATCGAACCACCGCGGGGAGTGCTCATGTACGGACCCCCCGGATGCGGCAAGACCATGCTGGCTAAGGCTGTTGCCCATCATACTACAG CGGCGTTCATCCGCGTGGTGGGGTCGGAGTTCGTGCAGAAGTACCTGGGCGAGGGCCCGCGCATGGTGCGCGACGTGTTCCGCCTCGCCAAGGAGAACAGCCCCGCCATCATCTTCATCGACGAGATCGACGCCATCGCCACTAAGAG ATTCGACGCGCAAACGGGCGCGGACCGCGAGGTGCAGCGCATCCTGCTCGAGCTGCTGAACCAGATGGACGGCTTCGACCAGACCACCAACGTGAAGGTGATCATGGCCACCAACCGCGCCGACACGCTGGACCCCGCGCTGCTGCGCCCCGGCCGCCTGGACAGGAAGATCGAGTTCCCGCTGCCTGACAG GCGTCAAAAGCGTCTGATCTTCTCGACGATCACGGCCAAGATGAACCTGTCGGAGGAGGTGGACCTGGAGGAGTTCGTGGCGCGGCCGGACCGCGTGTCGGGGGCGGACATCAACGCCATCTGCCAGGAGGCCGGCATGCAGGCCGTGCGGGAGAACAG GTACATCGTTTTGCCGAAAGACTTCGAAAAGGGATACAAAAACAACATCAAGAAGGATGAAAGCGAATATGAATtctacaaataa
- the LOC105391010 gene encoding serine/threonine-protein kinase PAK mbt: protein MFSKKKKKPLISPPSNFEHRVHTGFDKREGKFVGLPLQWASLVGNNQILKSTNRPLPLVDPSEITPTEILDLKTVVRGDHRITPVSSISRPMSNINVPQQIPNGVILPKTSNVARSNSLRSTSPPRIRRDLRNQANVPPSVPEEMPPVPPAPQQYPSLRRDHSSNYTLNDYNNAVETPAEWSKPENQAVVRDLRDVTNHNTGSSYPVIQNANIQNANVPFHQHNHPTHPMHHGSNGNSIHMAGEMQGSFGSALSARQPPGAAAGALPLNASKHELRLTHEQFRAALRLVVSEGDPRATLTGFARIGEGSTGVVCAATDTRTRRRVAVKMMDLRKQQRRELLFNEVVIMRDYPHPNIVEMHASYLVGDELWVVMEYMAGGALTDIVTRARMEPEQIATVCKQCLKALSFLHGQGVIHRDIKSDSILMTADGRVKLSDFGFCAQVSQELPKRKSLVGTPYWMSPEVISRLPYGPEVDVWSLGIMLVEMVDGEPPFFNEPPLQAMRRIRDMPPPRPRNSARCPPDLLSFVECALVRDPALRHAAARLLTHAFLRRAGPPAVLVPLMQHQNANQ from the exons ATGTTttccaagaagaagaagaagcctCTGATATCACCTCCCAGTAATTTTGAGCACCGGGTCCACACTGGGTTTGATAAGAGAGAAGGAAAGTTTGTGGGACTGCCCTTGCAATGGGCTTCACTTGTCGGAAATAATCAG attcTAAAGTCAACAAATCGGCCCTTGCCTTTGGTCGATCCATCAGAAATCACTCCCACCGAAATATTGGATTTAAAAACAGTTGTAAGAGGAGACCACAGAATTACACCAGTATCTTCAATTTCCCGCCCAATGTCCAACATAAATGTGCCACAGCAAATACCAAATGGAGTTATCTTGCCGAAGACATCAAATGTTGCCCGATCAAATTCATTAAGAAGTACCAGTCCTCCTCGAATCAGGAGGGACTTAAGAAACCAGGCAAATGTCCCTCCGTCAGTTCCAGAAGAGATGCCTCCCGTGCCCCCTGCCCCCCAGCAGTACCCTAGCTTACGAAGAGACCACAGCAGTAACTACACTCTGAATGACTATAACAATGCTGTTGAGACTCCTGCAGAATGGTCTAAACCTGAAAATCAGGCTGTAGTGAGAGATCTAAGAGATGTCACCAATCACAACACTGGATCCTCATACCCTGTTATACAAAATGCTAATATACAAAATGCAAATGTGCCATTCCATCAACACAACCACCCCACTCACCCGATGCATCATGGCTCAAATGGAAACAGTATTCACATGG CCGGCGAGATGCAAGGCTCCTTTGGCAGTGCACTATCAGCGCGACAGCCTcccggggcggcggcgggggcgctcCCTCTCAACGCTTCCAAACACGAGCTTCGTCTGACGCACGAGCAGTTCCGTGCTGCTCTGCGATTGGTCGTCAGCGAAGGGGACCCGCGCGCCACGCTCACAGGCTTCGCGCGGATCGGCGAGGGCAGCACGGGCGTGGTGTGCGCGGCCACGGACACGCGCACGCGCCGGCGCGTCGCCGTCAAAATGATGGACCTCAGGAAGCAGCAGCGACGGGAGCTGCTGTTCAATGAAGTG GTGATAATGCGCGACTACCCGCACCCCAACATAGTCGAGATGCACGCGTCGTACCTGGTGGGCGACGAGCTGTGGGTGGTGATGGAGTACATGGCCGGGGGAGCGCTGACCGACATCGTGACCCGCGCGAGGATGGAGCCCGAGCAGATCGCCACCGTGTGCAAGCAGTGCTTGAAG GCATTATCATTCCTCCACGGCCAAGGCGTCATACACAGAGATATCAAGTCTGATTCCATACTCATGACGGCCGACGGTCGCGTCAAACTGTCCGATTTCGGATTTTGTGCTCAAGTTTCACAG GAGTTGCCAAAACGTAAATCACTGGTGGGGACGCCATATTGGATGTCACCGGAAGTGATATCGAGACTGCCCTACGGGCCGGAAGTGGACGTGTGGTCTCTGGGCATCATGCTGGTAGAGATGGTGGACGGAGAACCGCCATTCTTCAATGAGCCGCCTTTGCAG GCCATGCGCCGCATCCGCGACATGCCGCCCCCTCGGCCGCGCAACTCGGCGCGCTGCCCGCCCGACCTGCTGTCGTTCGTGGAGTGTGCTCTAGTGAGGGACCCGGCGCTGCGGCACGCGGCCGCGCGGCTGCTCACGCACGCCTTCCTGCGCCGCGCCGGCCCGCCCGCCGTGCTCGTGCCGCTCATGCAGCATCAG AATGCCAACCAGTGA
- the LOC105391011 gene encoding CWF19-like protein 2 homolog yields MKEKKKNKEKRSKHQDSEKHSKKKSRRSSSSESDEWVEQEKTSNPVTKERDDWMAMTGMLKTYTKEDIKPKREEKNKPNIDSYNPATCSRELNPYWKDGGSGLPQSSESFKKSRPFIKPSNEDDYYSRSSHSRKFIKPNDNNYYSPSSEKYKKPDDEDDYYASSSSRHKTGREHHKPGDDDIYYSSSKHSKSSTETRSRNCEATKYESSSYKQSSNWRVKNNKDRGRQEPNIETHSNDDNFSESTRVQEDGHENQFIKQQPEEPRQPKQIDGKYLSDEKMNKLAAKIVKAEIMGDMKVVNDLKAKLEAAREYRKQNPDAGPMEVDEGVILMSTNAMGNSRPLTKTSQGDARSKGGKRKAETHSSGERQKYFGNDDKYNLAQMFEQEKYGTNYDNDAQLANITAKHRNPNDDLEDIFTDEISKNTNVAKDEQKEKDRAIKQHVRMEKSLEGCLHCVDSRAMIKHLMVSCGSKVYLALPGRKSLVNGHCLITTIQHASSVTAVDEDVWEEIMDYRKALTKFFNSQNQDVVFFETATRLHKFPHLVINCVPLPRDVGDMAAIYFKKALLECEAEWSMNKKVIDLKGKNVRKGVPKGLPYFWIDFGMDPGFAHVIEDQQLFPKAFAEEIIGGILDLDHNLWKNPKKEHGDQERKKVMEFLSKWKEFDTVAKR; encoded by the exons ATGAAggagaaaaagaaaaacaaggAGAAGCGCAGCAAACATCAAGACTCTGAAAAACATTCTAAAAAGAAATCTAGACGG TCTTCAAGCTCAGAGTCAGATGAATGGGTAGAACAGGAAAAGACATCTAATCCAGTTACCAAAGAGCGGGATGACTGGATGGCTATGACGGGGATGCTCAAAACATACACAAAAGAAGATATAAAGCCAAAACGTGAGGAGAAAAATAAACCTAATATTGATTCTTACAACCCCGCCACATGCAGTAGAGAACTAAACCCATATTGGAAAGATGGTGGCTCTGGTCTTCCACAATCTTCTGAAAGTTTCAAAAAATCACGACCTTTCATTAAACCATCCAATGAGGATGATTACTATTCAAGATCATCACATTCCAGAAAATTCATCAAGCccaatgataataattattactccCCAAGCAGtgaaaagtataaaaaacctgatgatgaagatgattaCTATGCATCATCTTCATCAAGACATAAAACTGGTAGAGAACACCATAAACCTGGAGATGATGATATCTACTATTCATCCTCAAAGCATAGTAAGAGTTCTACTGAGACTAGAAGCAGAAATTGCGAAGCAACAAAATATGAGTCTTCAAGCTATAAGCAGTCCAGTAACTGGAGAgtgaaaaacaacaaagataGAGGTAGACAGGAGCCTAATATTGAAACACATTCTAATGATGACAACTTTTCTGAAAGTACTAGGGTACAAGAAGATGGACATGAAaatcaatttataaaacaaCAGCCAGAGGAACCTCGTCAACCAAAACAAATTGATGGAAAATATCTGAGTGATGAAAAAATGAATAAACTTGCAGCCAAAATTGTCAAGGCTGAAATTATGGGTGACATGAAAGTAGTCAATGACTTGAAAGCTAAACTTGAGGCAGCCAGGGAATACAGGAAGCAAAATCCTGATGCTGGTCCAATGGAGGTAGATGAGGGAGTAATTCTTATGTCAACAAATGCTATGGGTAACAGCCGACCACTGACTAAAACTTCTCAAGGAGATGCTAGAAGCAAGGGAGGTAAACGTAAAGCAGAAACTCATAGTAGTGGTGAGAGGCAAAAGTACTTTGGCAATGATGACAAATATAATCTTGCACAAATG TTTGAACAGGAAAAGTATGGCACAAACTATGATAATGATGCTCAACTGGCAAACATTACTGCTAAACATCGGAATCCTAATGATGATCTAGAAGACATATTTACTGATGAAATATCTAAGAATACCAATGTAGCTAAGGATGAACAAAAGGAGAAGGATAGGGCTATTAAACAGCATGTGAGAATGGAGAAGTCTCTAGAAGGGTGTCTGCATTGTGTGGACTCTAGGGCTATGATCAAGCACCTGATGGTCAGTTGTGGTAGCAAGGTGTACCTGGCTCTACCTGGAAGGAAATCATTAGTAAATGGGCACTGCCTCATAACCACTATTCAACATGCAAGCAGTGTGACAGCTGTTGATGAGGATGTATGGGAGGAAATCATG GACTACAGAAAAGCTTTGACAAAGTTTTTTAACTCTCAAAACCAAGATGTTGTCTTCTTTGAAACAGCAACAAGACTGCACAAGTTTCCTCATCTAGTCATCAACTGTGTCCCCCTGCCGAGGGATGTGGGGGACATGGCTgccatttatttcaaaaaggCCCTGCTGGAATGTGAGGCTGAGTGGTCAATGAACAAAAAAGTAATTGATTTAAAAGGGAAAAATGTGAGGAAAGGTGTACCAAAAGGTCTGCCATACTTTTGGATCGATTTTGGAATGGACCCAGGATTTGCCCATGTGATAGAAGATCAACAGCTATTTCCTAAAGCATTTGCAGAG GAAATTATTGGAGGAATACTAGATCTGGACCACAATCTATGGAAAAATCCAAAAAAGGAACATGGAGATCAAGAAAGGAAAAAAGTTATGGAGTTTTTATCAAAGTGGAAAGAATTTGATACTGTAGCAAAACGATAA
- the LOC119692700 gene encoding dnaJ homolog subfamily C member 17, translating into MAKKGIEEIDLYAILDVQITATDSEIKKAYRKKALQCHPDKNPDDPKAAETFHELSRALEILTDVSARAAYDKVLRAKEAAKLRHQALDSKRQKLKEDLERREREAGSGSQSNLTDEQKLAMEIDRLQKEGSRLLQEEQKRMKEEIRRTMAHVSQPVWDSALNRIKIKWKADKTDPSNGGYDEATLRRILKKYGDIVALIISPAKKGVALVEYSTKEASEMAVDFEKGLPENPLTLKWVNERPVLTTKKDLGGPSLVSDRDYESLVLAKVRQAAERQRLIEELKKEENQGM; encoded by the exons atggcAAAGAAAGGCATTGAAGAAATAGATTTGTATGCGATACTTGATGTCCAAATTACTGCAACTGATTCTGAG ATTAAAAAAGCCTACAGGAAAAAGGCTTTACAATGCCACCCCGACAAAAATCCAGATGATCCAAAGGCAGCAGAAACATTTCATGAGCTTTCCCGCGCTTTGGAAATTCTTACTGATGTCTCGGCGCGAGCAGCCTACGACAAAGTGCTCAGAGCAAAAGAAGCAGCTAAGCTCCGACACCAAGCACTAGACAGCAAACGACAGAAACTGAAAGAGGATCTGGAACGCAGAGAACGCGAGGCAGGTTCTGGAAGTCAAAGTAACCTTACTGATGAACAGAAACTTGCTATGGAAATTGATAGATTACAGAAAGAAGGAAGTCGCCTACTACAGGAGGAGCAGAAGAGGATGAAAGAAGAGATTAGGAGAACAATGGCGCATGTGAGCCAGCCTGTGTGGGACTCAGCATTGAACcggattaaaattaaatggaaAGCTGACAAAACTGATCCTAGTAATGGAGGTTATGATGAAGCAACGTTAAGAAGAATATTAAAGAAATATGGAGATATTGTTGCTCTTATCATATCTCCTGCAAAGAAAGGTGTGGCTTTAGTTGAATATTCAACCAAAGAGGCATCAGAAATGGCTGTTGATTTTGAAAAGG GGCTACCTGAGAACCCTCTTACATTGAAATGGGTTAATGAGAGGCCAGTGTTAACTACAAAGAAAGACTTGGGAGGTCCATCATTAGTTTCTGATAGAGACTATGAATCACTAGTATTAGCCAAGGTCAGGCAAGCTGCTGAAAGACAAAGACTGATAGAAGAAttgaaaaaagaagaaaacCAAGGAATGTAA
- the LOC119692675 gene encoding 28S ribosomal protein S2, mitochondrial yields MLSRKLALSTLTTRIPLLKKYSAVVQNAPQAVPESNNKTVNSPLDHPDYFHVHDLFTVKDLFEARIHYGHKEGSLNDYMRPYLYGSRLGHLIFDLDITAEHLRRALNFTAHIAYRGGIILFFNRNAQNAHIVEKTAQEAGEYAHTRFWRGGIFTNANYQFGAITRLPDLCIFLNTQNNILNQHTAVRDSAKMLIPTIGIVDSNCNPNLITYPVPGNDDSPAAISLYCRLFKQAILRGKEERMKFLQETE; encoded by the exons ATGTTGTCAAGAAAATTAG ctTTATCAACCCTAACGACAAGAATACCATTGTTAAAGAAGTATTCCGCTGTGGTCCAAAACGCTCCGCAAGCTGTGCCAGAAA GTAACAACAAGACAGTCAATTCTCCACTTGATCATCCAGATTACTTTCATGTTCATGACTTGTTTACAGTCAAAGACCTATTTGAAGCTCGGATCCATTATGGCCACAAAGAGGGATCCTTGAATGACTACATGAGACCTTACCTTTATGGCTCTAGGTTGGGTCATTTGATATTTGACTTAGATATAACAGCTGAGCATCTACGAAGGGCACTGAACTTCACAGCCCACATAGCATACAGGGGtggaattattttattcttcaaTAGAAATGCACAGAATGCTCATATTGTAGAGAAGACTGCTCAAGAAGCCGGTGAATACGCCCACACTAGGTTCTGGAGAGGCGGTATCTTCACCAATGCCAATTATCAGTTTGGGGCTATCACAAGGTTGCCTGACCTTTGTATCTTCTTGAACACTCAGAACAATATTCTGAATCAGCACACAGCTGTTAGAGACAGTGCTAAAATGTTAATACCTACCATCGGTATTGTTGATTCAAACTGTAACCCAAATCTGATAACATACCCGGTGCCTGGCAATGATGACTCACCAGCAGCCATCAGCCTCTACTGCCGACTGTTCAAACAAGCCATATTGAGAGGTAAGGAGGAAAGGATGAAGTTTTTACAAGAAACTGAATGA
- the LOC105391018 gene encoding leucine-rich repeat-containing protein 58 yields the protein MECYTSDSCDSDSREQKTLDLSGQLLDTVSVSSELSGIVDEKNCSDNYEIVLLYSNRIESLPDSIHQFRNLKILDVSNNRLTSLPDVLEHCPLTSLIAKHNLLTNESLPKCFTVDRNTLREVNFSGNRLNAFPEQVLELASLRYLYIGGNNITNIPKDIWKLSSLQILSLGGNQICDVPESVGHLTSLQALVLSDNLIEQLPPSIANLKQLRSLLLHRNRLKTLPTQIIKLKCLNELSLRDNPLVVRFVRDMTLQPPSLLELAGRSIKLNQIPILPGEVPATLLKYLNAAQCCVNPKCKGVFFDNRVEHIKFVDFCGKYRIPLLQFLCSSKCITGAWESREENNAHPHMMRKVLLG from the exons ATGGAGTGCTACACTTCAGACAGCTGCGATAGCGACAGTCGCGAACAAAAAACTCTCGATCTCTCCGGACAGTTACTGGACACCGTCAGCGTCTCGTCGGAACTCAGCGGCATTGTGGACGAGAAGAACTGCTCGGATAACTATGAGATTGTTCTGCTCTACAGCAACAGGATAGAGAGTCTTCCAGACTCGATACACCAATTCCGGAACTTGAAAATTTTGGACGTGAGCAACAACAGGCTGACGAGCTTGCCCGACGTGCTCGAGCATTGTCCTCTGACCTCGCTGATAGCCAAGCACAACCTACTCACCAACGAATCTCTGCCCAAGTGCTTCACCGTGGACAGAAACACCCTCAGAGAGGTCAATTTCAGCGGAAACCGGCTAAATGCCTTCCCTGAACAAGTGTTAGAATTAGCGTCCTTAAGATACCTGTACATAGGAGGGAACAATATTACTAATATACCGAAAGACATTTGGAAACTTAGTAG CTTACAGATCCTGTCCCTGGGTGGGAATCAAATATGCGACGTGCCGGAGTCGGTGGGGCACCTGACGTCGCTCCAAGCGCTGGTTCTGAGCGACAACCTCATCGAGCAGCTCCCTCCCAGCATAGCCAACCTAAAGCAGCTGCGATCCTTGCTGCTGCACAGAAACCGACTAAAGACACTGCCGACGCAAATCATTAAGTTGAAATGTCTGAATGAG CTGAGTCTCCGAGACAACCCGCTAGTGGTCCGCTTCGTGCGGGACATGACGCTGCAGCCGCCCTCGCTCCTGGAGCTGGCTGGGCGCTCCATCAAGCTCAACCAGATCCCGATACTGCCCGGAGAAGTCCCCGCCACCTTGCTCAAATACCTCAACGCTGCTCAGTGCTGCGTCAACCCTAAGTGTAAAG GTGTATTCTTTGACAACCGCGTCGAGCACATCAAGTTCGTGGACTTCTGCGGCAAGTACCGGATTCCCCTGCTGCAGTTCCTGTGTAGCTCCAAGTGCATCACCGGAGCTTGGGAGAGCCGCGAGGAGAATAATGCCCACCCGCATATGATGCGGAAGGTTCTGCTGGGCTAA